One region of Oryza sativa Japonica Group chromosome 10, ASM3414082v1 genomic DNA includes:
- the LOC107277853 gene encoding protein MAIN-LIKE 1, with translation MVPTLQDVSYLLGLQIAGQAVGPTMVNAGWADDLLASFGGVLPVALEDLTDGHGPTKSWLNQFRQDVFPDDQEEWIVQRHLVAYLLWLFGWVMFTGTHADSVDKHFMHFAEQIAELPIVEIPQYSWGSAVLAATYAGLCDACVRNSKQSSLPGCPLLLMLWAHERFDIGRPQLDSYANYGLREMYRSGVDDIDDRPTMGSLWTHREPQWVSGTIRRVYTQFVADFDQLTPDRVRWTPYTQHDVNDRAPHGLADLCTRDMQLWMTTCHLVVDVHVEPHNVHRVLKQLGMYQDFPPRDGRPLADSLHRYSRKGLGLSYELVIVTTVQPTVQEWEHAADNLALQTPPDDGSYYGAYLRWYRSVTRWRCFPPQGDSTVPHQAAITDTFAPQPRSAYNSMAEFVEHVHVESDTLLQRLEARPPVVRPDDVASILRNFRARAAALLRRVSCRSAADVVQTSGRRPSPPLSRRSSLDRSGPSSSRRGYEAAHTSHCRPSFQHTPAPEYTRGSAGSGVPTSSTAPPRPQVFQTPPYVHPSQGASGSAHFPYMPTGDNVLNTPA, from the exons ATGGTGCCCACTCTGCAGGATGTGTCTTATTTGTTGGGGCTGCAGATAGCTGGGCAAGCAGTTGGCCCAACAATGGTGAATGCTGGATGGGCGGATGACCTTCTAGCCAGTTTTGGTGGTGTGCTGCCTGTTGCACTGGAGGATCTCACAGATGGGCACGGGCCTACGAAAAGTTGGTTGAATCAGTTTCGACAGGATGTCTTCCCTGATGACCAGGAGGAGTGGATCGTGCAGCGACACTTAGTCgcttacctgttgtggttgtttggATGGGTGATGTTCACGGGAACTCACGCTGACTCCGTGGACAAGCACTTCATGCACTTTGCGGAGCAGATTGCAGAGTTACCTATCGTGGAGATTCCACAGTACAGTTGGGGGTCGGCGGTACTTGCGGCGACATATGCCGGACTGTGTGATGCTTGCGTGAGGAACAGCAAGCAAAGTTCACTCCCTGGATGCCCGTTGCTACTTATGTTGTGGGCGCACGAGCGCTTCGACATTGGGAGGCCTCAGCTTGACTCGTACGCAAACTACGGTTTGCGAGAGATGTACAGGTCTGGTGTTGATGACATCGACGATCGTCCCACTATGGGATCCTTGTGGACACACCGTGAG CCGCAGTGGGTTAGCGGGACGATACGTCGTGTCTACACTCAGTTTGTAGCTGACTTTGATCAGCTTACGCCTGACCGTGTTCGGTGGACTCCCTACACTCAGCACGATGTCAATGATCGTGCACCGCACGGTCTCGCGGATCTTTGCACGCGAGATATGCAACTCTGGATGACGACTTGTCACCTCGTGGTGGACGTGCACGTCGAGCCACACAATGTCCACAGGGTTCTCAAACAGTTGGGCATGTATCAGGACTTCCCTCCGAGAGATGGTCGTCCTTTGGCTGATAGTCTTCATAG GTACTCCAGAAAGGGGCTCGGGCTTTCCTACGAGCTAGTTATTGTGACCACGGTTCAGCCGACGGTACAAGAGTGGGAGCACGCAGCTGATAACTTGGCACTTCAGACACCTCCAGACGATGGGAGTTATTATGGAGCTTACCTTCGTTGGTACCGCAGTGTTACACGATGGAGGTGTTTTCCTCCACAAGGAGATAGCACCGTCCCCCACCAGGCAGCGATTACTGACACGTTTGCCCCTCAGCCTAGATCAGCTTACAACTCAATG GCGGAATTTGTTGAGCACGTTCACGTGGAGTCCGACACCCTGCTGCAAAGACTAGAGGCGAGACCTCCAGTCGTCAGGCCTGACGACGTGGCGAGCATCCTTCGCAACTTCCGTGCACGTGCTGCCGCACTACTACGTCGTGTCTCCTGTCGGAGCGCGGCAGATGTGGTGCAGACGTCGGGCCGAcggccatcaccaccactaTCCCGACGTTCCAGCTTGGATCGGAGTGGTCCATCCTCTTCACGTCGCGGGTACGAAGCGGCCCACACATCTCACTGTCGTCCTTCCTTTCAGCACACCCCAGCACCGGAGTACACCAGGGGGTCAGCCGGATCAGGGGTACCCACGTCGAGCACGGCACCACCACGTCCGCAGGTATTCCAaactccgccttatgttcacccCTCGCAGGGAGCATCTGGGTCGGCACACTTCCCTTACATGCCAACGGGGGACAACGTGTTGAACACACCAGCATAG